A DNA window from Amycolatopsis sp. DSM 110486 contains the following coding sequences:
- the rfbD gene encoding dTDP-4-dehydrorhamnose reductase yields MRLALLVPGGSGQLGRDLAALAGPAVEVVAPSSAELDLRSAGEVVRALDALVSRAAASGAAPVVVNAAAYTAVDAAEQDEVRAFGVNADGPRVLAAVCSSRRVPLVHVSTDYVFPGDASRPYEVTDELGPKSAYGRTKAAGEDAVLGSGASAWVVRTSWVYGKSGANFVKTIQRLEGEKDQLTVVDDQVGSPTWSADLAGGLVELAGRIAAGEGPSSRVLHCTGEGEVTWCGFAKAIFEEIGADPERVRPCTTEEFPRPAPRPAYSVLSNASWREAGLTPLRPWREALAEYFRS; encoded by the coding sequence GTGCGGCTCGCTCTGCTCGTCCCCGGCGGTTCCGGCCAGCTCGGCCGCGACCTGGCAGCGCTCGCGGGTCCCGCGGTGGAGGTGGTCGCGCCGTCTTCGGCGGAGCTGGATCTCCGCTCGGCGGGCGAGGTCGTGAGGGCACTCGACGCCCTGGTTTCCCGCGCCGCCGCCTCGGGTGCGGCCCCGGTGGTCGTGAACGCGGCGGCCTACACGGCGGTCGACGCGGCCGAGCAGGATGAGGTTCGCGCGTTCGGCGTGAACGCCGACGGGCCGCGGGTGCTCGCCGCGGTGTGCTCGTCGCGGCGGGTGCCGCTGGTTCACGTGTCCACGGACTACGTGTTCCCGGGCGACGCTTCGCGGCCGTACGAGGTCACGGACGAGCTGGGGCCGAAGAGCGCATACGGGCGGACCAAGGCGGCCGGCGAGGACGCGGTGCTCGGATCCGGCGCGTCGGCCTGGGTGGTGCGGACGAGCTGGGTCTACGGCAAGAGCGGGGCCAACTTCGTCAAGACCATCCAGCGGCTGGAGGGCGAGAAGGACCAGCTGACCGTGGTGGACGACCAGGTCGGATCGCCGACGTGGTCCGCGGACCTGGCCGGTGGGCTGGTGGAGCTGGCAGGGCGGATCGCGGCCGGCGAGGGTCCGTCGTCGCGGGTGCTGCACTGCACCGGCGAGGGCGAGGTGACGTGGTGCGGGTTCGCGAAGGCGATCTTCGAGGAGATCGGCGCGGATCCCGAGCGGGTGCGGCCGTGCACGACCGAAGAGTTCCCGCGCCCGGCGCCGCGGCCCGCGTATTCGGTGCTGTCCAACGCATCCTGGCGCGAGGCGGGGCTGACGCCGTTGCGGCCGTGGCGCGAGGCGCTGGCGGAGTACTTCCGGAGCTGA
- a CDS encoding glycosyltransferase family 1 protein, translating to MADRPLRVLLDGTPLLGSRTGIGRYTAALSEELASMSEVDPRAVAFTLRGWRKLRGVLPHGARARGMPVPARLLRRAWLRSELPPVELFAGPTDVVHGTNFVLPGRLRAAGVLTIHDLAFLDEPGELAPSDRTLPELVRRGARRADVICTPTSAVADSVAERLDVSRDKIVVTPLGVNPAWFTARPPDDGQRAKLRLPEKYLLFAGAAGPRKGLDWLARTHASAPDLPPLVFAGPGPFPRLPRSGQTGYLSDVDLRTVVAGAAALVLPSRDEGFGLPVLEAMASDIPVVCTDIPALREVAGPCATLVPYDDVDGLATALRQAVLDPHATATSTARRTHAAGFTWRNCATLTVEAYRRAAGR from the coding sequence GTGGCTGACCGACCGCTGCGCGTGCTGCTCGACGGCACCCCGCTGCTCGGCTCCCGCACGGGCATCGGCCGCTACACGGCGGCGTTGAGCGAGGAACTGGCGTCGATGTCCGAAGTGGACCCTCGCGCAGTGGCGTTCACGTTGCGCGGCTGGCGAAAGCTGCGCGGCGTCCTGCCCCACGGCGCGCGGGCGCGCGGCATGCCGGTGCCCGCGCGGCTGTTGCGCCGCGCGTGGCTGCGTTCCGAGCTCCCGCCGGTCGAGCTGTTCGCCGGCCCCACCGACGTCGTCCACGGCACCAACTTCGTCCTCCCCGGCCGCCTGCGCGCCGCCGGCGTGCTGACCATCCACGACCTGGCGTTCCTCGACGAACCCGGTGAGCTCGCGCCGTCCGACCGGACGCTGCCGGAGCTGGTGCGCCGCGGCGCCCGCCGCGCCGACGTGATCTGCACACCCACCTCGGCCGTCGCCGACTCGGTGGCCGAGCGCCTGGACGTCTCGCGCGACAAGATCGTCGTCACCCCGCTCGGCGTGAACCCGGCGTGGTTCACCGCGCGCCCGCCGGACGACGGCCAGCGGGCGAAGCTTCGCCTGCCCGAGAAGTACCTGCTGTTCGCCGGCGCCGCCGGGCCGCGCAAGGGCCTCGACTGGCTGGCCCGCACGCACGCGTCGGCGCCCGATCTGCCGCCGCTCGTATTCGCCGGGCCGGGCCCGTTCCCGCGGCTGCCGCGCTCCGGACAGACGGGCTATCTGTCCGATGTGGACCTCAGGACCGTCGTCGCCGGGGCGGCCGCGCTGGTGCTGCCGTCACGCGACGAGGGCTTCGGACTGCCGGTGCTGGAGGCCATGGCGTCCGACATTCCCGTGGTCTGCACGGACATTCCGGCGCTGCGGGAAGTAGCCGGTCCGTGTGCGACGCTCGTGCCCTACGACGACGTCGACGGGTTGGCGACGGCGTTGCGGCAAGCCGTGCTCGATCCGCACGCGACGGCCACGTCCACAGCCCGCCGCACGCACGCCGCCGGCTTCACCTGGCGCAACTGCGCGACGCTGACCGTCGAGGCCTACCGCCGGGCCGCCGGCCGCTGA
- a CDS encoding glycosyltransferase, translating to MALGEPQPLVSVIVVNYRGAEDTITCLRALSAELDYEHVELICVENASGGDDAERIRAAVPDVTLIESPVNSGFAGGCNLGAKHAGGTVLAFLNNDARPAPTWVSAAVAELRAQPTVAAVASKVVDWDGTGTDFVDAGLTWFGMGYKRHAGSPLADVPEAERDVAKDVLFGTGSAMFVRASVFAELGGFDERFFMFYEDVDLGWRLNLRGWRVRYVPESLAYHRHHGTMSAVDAPETGRETFLLERNALAALYKNLSDESLAKALPAALALAVRRATARGGLDPEQLNLEKGVGPVETGDLAVPRTTVAGVLAIDRFVEMMPSLAESRAEEQAARVRTDADLLPLLRKALEPAYPLPDYLRAHDILVEAFGIEAVFGQRRKILVLTGDSITERMAGPAIRAWNIASTLAAEHEVHLMTTNPLLSPPPAAFKISSGKFRDLDAPVEWADVIILQGHVLELAPTLKKQHANKIVVADVYDPMHLELLEQGKGVADDQRALDLAGVTKVLDAQLERADFFLCASERQRHFWLGHLAALGRLSPRLYDADPTTQSLLAVVPFGLSPQEPVRTGPGLRASLGLGESDRVVLWAGGVYSWFDPLTLIRAMDLLCQNRDDARLVFLGMKHPNPEVAEMDIGARTIRLADSLGLTDKHVFFNEQWVPYGERQNWLLDANCGVTTHYEHVETTFAFRTRVLDYLWAGLPIVTTDGDAFADLVRTERLGVVVPAEDAEALAAALEKSLYDKEFAAGCVERIAEVARRYAWPEALKPLVEFCRNPRPAADRLPGTADLTTTAPVRGTALVRRDVDLVREYLAQGGASELARRVGGRVVKVARQRLRRG from the coding sequence TTGGCGCTGGGGGAACCTCAACCGCTCGTCTCGGTGATCGTGGTGAACTACCGCGGCGCCGAAGACACGATCACCTGCCTTCGCGCGCTGTCGGCCGAGCTGGACTACGAGCACGTCGAGCTGATCTGCGTCGAGAACGCCTCCGGGGGCGACGACGCCGAGCGCATCCGCGCCGCCGTGCCGGACGTGACGCTGATCGAGTCGCCCGTGAACAGCGGCTTCGCCGGGGGCTGCAACCTCGGCGCGAAGCACGCGGGCGGCACCGTCCTCGCCTTCCTCAACAACGACGCCCGCCCGGCGCCCACGTGGGTCTCCGCGGCCGTCGCGGAGCTGCGGGCGCAGCCGACCGTCGCGGCGGTGGCCAGCAAGGTCGTCGACTGGGACGGCACCGGCACCGACTTCGTCGACGCGGGCCTGACCTGGTTCGGCATGGGCTACAAGCGTCACGCGGGCAGCCCGCTGGCCGACGTGCCCGAGGCGGAGCGCGACGTCGCCAAGGACGTCCTCTTCGGCACCGGCTCGGCGATGTTCGTGCGCGCTTCGGTGTTCGCCGAGCTCGGCGGCTTCGACGAACGATTCTTCATGTTCTACGAGGACGTCGACCTCGGCTGGCGGCTGAACCTGCGCGGCTGGCGCGTGCGCTACGTGCCGGAATCGCTGGCGTATCACCGCCACCACGGCACGATGTCGGCCGTCGACGCACCCGAGACCGGCCGCGAGACCTTCCTGCTGGAACGCAACGCGCTCGCCGCGCTCTACAAGAACCTCTCCGACGAGTCGCTGGCCAAGGCCCTGCCCGCGGCGCTCGCGCTGGCCGTGCGCCGCGCCACCGCCCGCGGCGGGCTGGACCCCGAGCAGCTCAACCTCGAAAAGGGTGTCGGCCCGGTCGAGACGGGCGACCTCGCGGTGCCCCGGACGACGGTCGCGGGCGTGCTGGCCATCGACCGGTTCGTGGAGATGATGCCGTCGCTCGCCGAGTCGCGCGCCGAGGAGCAGGCCGCCCGCGTCCGCACCGACGCCGACCTGCTTCCCTTGCTGCGCAAGGCTTTGGAGCCCGCGTATCCCCTGCCGGACTACCTGCGCGCCCACGACATCCTCGTGGAAGCCTTCGGCATCGAGGCCGTGTTCGGCCAGCGCCGCAAGATCCTCGTGCTCACGGGCGACTCGATCACCGAGCGCATGGCCGGCCCGGCGATCCGCGCGTGGAACATCGCCTCGACGCTCGCGGCCGAGCACGAAGTGCACCTGATGACCACCAACCCGCTGCTCTCGCCACCACCCGCCGCGTTCAAGATCAGCTCGGGCAAGTTCCGCGACCTCGACGCGCCCGTCGAGTGGGCCGACGTGATCATCCTGCAAGGCCACGTCCTGGAACTCGCGCCGACGCTGAAGAAGCAGCACGCGAACAAGATCGTGGTCGCCGACGTCTACGACCCCATGCACCTCGAGCTTCTGGAGCAGGGCAAGGGCGTGGCCGACGACCAGCGCGCCCTCGACCTCGCGGGCGTCACGAAGGTCCTCGACGCACAGCTGGAGCGCGCCGACTTCTTCCTCTGCGCGTCGGAGCGGCAGCGCCACTTCTGGCTGGGCCACCTCGCCGCGCTGGGCCGGCTGTCGCCGCGGCTCTACGACGCCGACCCGACCACGCAGTCACTGCTGGCCGTGGTGCCGTTCGGCCTTTCGCCGCAGGAACCCGTGCGCACCGGCCCCGGCCTGCGCGCGTCGCTCGGTCTCGGCGAGTCCGACCGTGTGGTGCTGTGGGCCGGCGGCGTGTACAGCTGGTTCGATCCGCTCACGCTCATCCGCGCGATGGATCTGCTCTGCCAGAACCGGGACGACGCGCGGCTCGTGTTCCTGGGTATGAAGCACCCGAACCCCGAGGTCGCCGAGATGGACATCGGCGCGCGCACCATCCGCCTGGCCGACTCGCTGGGCCTCACCGACAAGCACGTGTTCTTCAACGAGCAGTGGGTCCCATACGGCGAGCGCCAGAACTGGCTGCTCGACGCCAATTGCGGCGTGACCACGCACTACGAGCACGTCGAGACCACGTTCGCCTTCCGCACGCGCGTGCTCGACTACCTGTGGGCGGGCCTGCCGATCGTCACCACCGACGGCGACGCGTTCGCCGACCTCGTCCGCACCGAGCGGCTCGGAGTCGTCGTGCCGGCCGAGGACGCGGAGGCGCTGGCGGCCGCGCTGGAGAAGTCGCTGTACGACAAGGAGTTCGCGGCCGGCTGCGTCGAGCGGATCGCCGAGGTCGCGCGCCGCTACGCGTGGCCGGAGGCGCTGAAGCCCCTGGTGGAGTTCTGCCGCAACCCGCGGCCCGCCGCCGACCGGCTGCCGGGCACCGCGGACCTCACGACCACCGCCCCGGTTCGCGGCACGGCCCTGGTCCGCCGCGACGTCGACCTCGTCCGCGAGTACCTCGCGCAGGGCGGCGCGAGCGAGCTGGCCCGCCGCGTCGGCGGCCGCGTCGTGAAGGTCGCCCGGCAACGGTTGCGCCGTGGCTGA
- a CDS encoding glycosyltransferase family 2 protein — MTSAETGSTVVVVTWRGAAHVEACLDALAAQTRPHRTLVIDNASDDGTAALLAAHPSRPQVIRLRRNTGYAGAMAVALDRTTTPAIAWLNDDAAPEPTWLAELEDTLDEQPLAAAVTSHLELADGTTQSTGVRLTADGHGADLTEPVDEVFGFCGGAALLRADAVRAVGGVPASFFCYYEDTDTAWRLRLAGWHVVSAPKARVRHLHGASTKPGSPLFHRWNERNRLLMLLRCAPAAIAVREIVRFALITALLPLRRSKPDAANFHVGLRARVLAEVAIKLPATLRSRRRTGAITTLGRGAIWDAWAGL; from the coding sequence GTGACCAGCGCGGAAACCGGCAGCACCGTCGTCGTGGTCACCTGGCGTGGCGCGGCTCACGTCGAGGCCTGCCTCGACGCCCTCGCCGCCCAGACGCGTCCACATCGGACGCTCGTGATCGACAACGCCTCCGACGACGGCACGGCCGCCCTCCTGGCGGCCCACCCGTCGAGACCGCAGGTCATCCGCCTCAGGCGCAACACGGGCTACGCGGGCGCGATGGCCGTGGCCCTCGACCGCACGACAACCCCGGCCATCGCCTGGCTCAACGACGACGCCGCGCCCGAACCCACCTGGCTCGCCGAGCTCGAAGACACCCTCGACGAACAGCCGCTCGCCGCCGCCGTCACGAGCCACTTGGAGCTCGCCGACGGCACCACGCAGTCGACCGGCGTCCGCCTCACCGCCGACGGCCACGGCGCCGACCTCACCGAACCCGTCGACGAGGTCTTCGGCTTCTGCGGCGGCGCCGCACTCCTGCGGGCCGACGCCGTGCGCGCCGTCGGCGGCGTCCCCGCGAGCTTCTTCTGCTACTACGAAGACACCGACACCGCGTGGCGCCTGCGCCTGGCCGGGTGGCACGTCGTCTCGGCCCCGAAGGCCCGCGTCCGCCACCTCCACGGCGCGAGCACGAAACCCGGCTCACCCCTGTTCCACCGCTGGAACGAACGCAACCGTCTCCTCATGCTCCTGCGCTGCGCTCCGGCCGCGATCGCCGTGCGCGAAATCGTGCGCTTCGCCCTGATCACCGCCCTGCTCCCCCTCCGCCGCAGCAAGCCCGACGCCGCCAACTTCCACGTCGGCCTTCGCGCTCGCGTGCTGGCCGAAGTCGCGATCAAGCTCCCCGCCACCCTGCGCTCCCGCAGACGCACAGGCGCGATCACCACCCTCGGCCGAGGGGCGATCTGGGACGCCTGGGCGGGCCTTTAA
- a CDS encoding glycosyltransferase family 1 protein → MPELVVLAEQLLAPVPGGTGRYTAELLPALARTAPPGWTVSSVVARHADVSPAVVEGVEGPRALPVPPRALVGLWQLGVPWWPGGDAVHAPTPFAPPRPPAGRTLTVTVHDTVPWTHPETLTARGVSWHRSMIARAARRASTLIVPTRAAADELAVLVDVTVPVRVVPHGVTVPQGQAALDLPSKYVLAVGTIEPRKGIDVLVDAVAAVGDVALVLAGQPGWGGIDPVQLAASRGLTDVHVLGKVTDAELATALRGASVLAVPSLAEGFGLPVLEAMASGVPVVHTDVPALVEVAGGAGVVVPRGDAVALAAGLREVLGSPSRAAELVRLGRDRAREFTWRAAAEAVWAAHRKRT, encoded by the coding sequence GTGCCCGAACTGGTAGTGCTCGCCGAGCAGCTGCTCGCCCCCGTCCCGGGTGGTACGGGCCGGTACACCGCCGAACTGCTGCCCGCGCTGGCGCGCACCGCGCCGCCGGGTTGGACGGTGTCGAGCGTGGTCGCGCGCCACGCAGACGTATCGCCTGCCGTTGTCGAAGGCGTCGAGGGGCCGCGCGCGCTCCCGGTTCCGCCGCGCGCCCTGGTCGGCCTGTGGCAGCTCGGCGTGCCCTGGTGGCCGGGCGGCGACGCGGTCCACGCGCCGACGCCCTTCGCGCCCCCGCGCCCGCCCGCGGGCCGCACGCTCACCGTGACCGTCCACGACACCGTGCCGTGGACCCACCCCGAGACCCTCACCGCCCGCGGCGTGAGCTGGCACCGGTCGATGATCGCGCGAGCCGCGCGTCGGGCGTCGACCTTGATCGTGCCGACGCGAGCGGCGGCCGACGAGCTGGCCGTGCTGGTGGACGTGACCGTGCCGGTGCGCGTCGTGCCCCACGGCGTGACGGTGCCTCAGGGACAGGCGGCGCTGGACCTGCCGTCGAAGTACGTCCTGGCCGTCGGCACGATCGAGCCGCGCAAGGGCATCGACGTGCTGGTGGACGCCGTCGCCGCGGTGGGCGATGTCGCCTTGGTGCTCGCCGGGCAGCCCGGCTGGGGCGGCATCGATCCGGTGCAGCTCGCGGCTTCGCGCGGCCTGACGGACGTGCACGTCCTGGGCAAGGTCACGGACGCGGAACTGGCTACGGCCCTGCGCGGCGCGAGCGTCCTGGCCGTGCCCAGTTTGGCGGAGGGCTTCGGGCTGCCGGTTTTGGAGGCCATGGCTTCCGGAGTGCCGGTGGTGCACACGGACGTGCCGGCGCTGGTGGAGGTCGCCGGTGGCGCGGGGGTGGTCGTGCCGCGGGGTGATGCGGTGGCGTTGGCGGCCGGGTTGCGTGAGGTGCTCGGGTCGCCTTCGCGGGCGGCGGAACTGGTGCGGCTCGGCCGCGACCGCGCGCGCGAGTTCACGTGGCGCGCCGCGGCGGAAGCGGTGTGGGCGGCGCATCGGAAGCGAACCTGA
- a CDS encoding glycosyltransferase family 1 protein yields the protein MLIDATAVPADRGGVGRYVDSLVAALDQDGARLTVVCQPRDLSLYDRLAPGARVVPASPATSTRTARLTWEQATLPRLVRRLAADVVHSPHYTMPLASGAASVVTLHDATFFTDPVLHSSVKARFFRAWTVAALRRATLCVVPSQATALELGRVTPVRHAELEIIHHGVDTERFHPPSPEEIAAARAAVGIGRTPYIAFLGALEPRKNVPALIRGYARAMSGERDAPALVLAGQPGWDTQVERALDAVPHRLRVIRAGYLPFGTLAGFLGGAELVAYPSLGEGFGLPVLEAMACGAAVLTTRRLSLPEVGGDAVAYCGVGAGDVAAAITELLADPSHRAFLSAAAQQRAKDFSWATTAERHREAYGKAWDRHRRMH from the coding sequence GTGTTGATCGACGCGACCGCGGTGCCCGCGGATCGGGGTGGCGTCGGCCGGTACGTGGACTCGCTCGTCGCGGCGTTGGACCAGGACGGCGCGCGGCTGACGGTCGTGTGCCAGCCCCGTGACCTGTCGCTGTACGACCGGCTCGCCCCCGGCGCGCGCGTGGTGCCCGCGTCGCCCGCGACCTCCACCCGCACGGCCCGTCTGACCTGGGAACAGGCGACGTTGCCGCGGCTCGTGCGCCGGCTGGCGGCCGACGTCGTCCACTCGCCGCACTACACGATGCCCCTCGCGAGCGGCGCGGCTTCGGTCGTGACGCTGCACGACGCGACGTTCTTCACCGACCCCGTGCTGCACTCGTCGGTGAAGGCGCGGTTCTTCCGCGCGTGGACCGTGGCCGCGCTGCGCCGCGCGACGCTGTGCGTCGTTCCGAGCCAGGCGACGGCGCTGGAGCTGGGCCGCGTGACCCCCGTCCGGCACGCGGAACTGGAAATCATCCACCACGGCGTGGACACGGAACGCTTTCACCCGCCGTCCCCCGAGGAGATCGCCGCGGCTCGCGCGGCCGTCGGCATCGGGCGGACGCCGTACATCGCCTTCCTCGGGGCGCTCGAGCCGCGCAAGAACGTGCCGGCGCTGATCCGCGGCTACGCCCGGGCGATGTCGGGCGAGCGCGACGCCCCCGCACTGGTGCTCGCCGGCCAGCCGGGCTGGGACACACAGGTCGAACGCGCACTCGACGCCGTGCCCCACCGCCTGCGCGTGATCCGCGCCGGGTACCTGCCCTTCGGGACTCTCGCGGGCTTCCTGGGCGGCGCCGAACTGGTCGCCTACCCGTCCCTGGGCGAGGGCTTCGGCCTGCCCGTGCTCGAAGCCATGGCCTGCGGCGCCGCTGTCCTCACCACCCGCCGCTTGTCGCTACCGGAAGTCGGCGGCGACGCCGTGGCCTACTGCGGCGTCGGCGCGGGCGACGTGGCCGCCGCGATCACCGAACTCCTCGCCGACCCGTCCCACCGCGCCTTCCTCTCGGCGGCCGCCCAGCAACGCGCCAAGGACTTCTCCTGGGCGACGACGGCGGAGCGTCATCGGGAGGCGTATGGGAAGGCTTGGGATCGGCACCGCCGAATGCACTGA
- a CDS encoding glycosyltransferase family 2 protein produces MTEQRSYGDNLAVVTVTYFPGDMLEKFLDTLEKATDREVRVVVADNASTDGGPEKAAERENVRLVSIGENVGYGTAANRGVAALDDSYGWVVVVNPDLEWERGSLDALLEVAKRWPRGGAFGPLIHDLDGTVYPSARLLPSFGRGIGHAVFAKVWPGNPWTRQYRQENATPQERTSEWLSGSCQLFRREAFDSVGGFDTRYFMYFEDVDLGDRLAKAGWLNVYAPSSSVMHIGGVSTARVSKKMLRAHHASAYRYLADRHQGVLWKPVLAAVKLGLAVRVKLEGA; encoded by the coding sequence GTGACTGAGCAGCGCAGCTACGGCGACAATCTGGCCGTCGTGACCGTGACCTACTTTCCCGGCGACATGCTCGAGAAGTTCCTCGACACGCTGGAAAAGGCGACCGACCGTGAGGTCCGTGTGGTGGTCGCGGACAACGCGTCCACGGATGGCGGGCCCGAGAAGGCGGCGGAGCGCGAGAACGTCCGGCTGGTCAGCATCGGCGAGAACGTCGGGTACGGCACGGCCGCCAACCGCGGCGTGGCGGCGCTCGACGACAGCTATGGGTGGGTCGTCGTGGTCAACCCGGACCTGGAGTGGGAGCGGGGGTCGCTGGACGCGCTCCTCGAGGTCGCGAAGCGGTGGCCGCGTGGGGGTGCGTTCGGGCCGTTGATCCATGACCTCGACGGGACCGTCTACCCGTCCGCTCGTCTTCTGCCGTCGTTCGGGCGGGGGATCGGGCACGCCGTCTTCGCGAAGGTCTGGCCGGGCAACCCGTGGACGCGCCAGTACCGCCAGGAGAACGCCACGCCGCAGGAGCGCACGTCCGAGTGGCTGAGCGGTTCGTGCCAGCTGTTCCGGCGCGAGGCGTTCGACTCGGTCGGCGGCTTCGACACGCGCTACTTCATGTACTTCGAAGACGTCGACCTCGGCGACCGCCTGGCGAAGGCCGGCTGGCTGAACGTCTACGCGCCCTCGTCGAGCGTGATGCACATCGGTGGCGTGTCCACGGCGCGCGTGTCGAAGAAGATGCTGCGCGCGCACCACGCCAGCGCCTACCGCTACCTCGCCGACCGGCACCAGGGCGTGCTGTGGAAGCCCGTGCTGGCGGCGGTGAAGCTCGGGCTGGCCGTTCGCGTCAAGCTCGAGGGCGCGTGA
- a CDS encoding sugar phosphate nucleotidyltransferase produces MTSELEVDAVVLVGGKGTRLRPLTLSAPKPMLPTAGTPYLSHLFSRIRAAGIRHVVLGTSYRAEVFEEYFGDGAALGLELEYVVEDEPLDTGGAIRNVYDRLRADHAIIFNGDILSGADLRHQLQTHVDTGADVTLHLQRVPDPSRFGSVPTDEHGRVQAFLEKTPNPPTDQINAGCYVFRRSVVETIPAGRRVSVERETFPGLLEAGAHLHGFVDSSYWLDVGTPEAFVRGSADLVRGIAPTSALAGPTGESLVLDGASVASSAQLTGGTTVGEKAVIGDGATVDGSVVFDEAVVEAGATVERSVLGRGAFVGAGAVLRGVVLGDGASVGAGCELLDGARVWPGVTLPDGGIRFSSDA; encoded by the coding sequence GTGACGTCCGAGCTCGAGGTCGACGCCGTCGTGCTGGTCGGGGGCAAGGGCACCCGCCTGCGGCCGCTCACCCTGTCCGCGCCGAAGCCGATGTTGCCGACGGCAGGCACCCCCTACTTGAGTCACCTGTTCTCGCGAATTCGCGCGGCCGGGATCCGCCACGTCGTGCTCGGCACGTCCTACCGTGCCGAGGTCTTCGAGGAGTACTTCGGCGACGGGGCGGCCCTCGGCCTCGAGCTCGAGTATGTGGTCGAGGACGAGCCGCTCGACACCGGAGGCGCGATCCGCAACGTGTACGACAGGTTGCGCGCGGACCACGCGATCATTTTCAACGGCGACATCCTCTCCGGCGCCGACCTGCGCCACCAGCTCCAGACCCATGTGGACACCGGCGCCGACGTCACCCTCCACCTCCAGCGCGTGCCCGACCCGAGCCGCTTCGGCTCCGTCCCCACGGACGAGCACGGCCGCGTGCAGGCGTTCCTCGAGAAGACGCCCAACCCGCCGACGGACCAGATCAACGCCGGCTGCTACGTCTTCCGCCGCTCGGTGGTCGAGACCATCCCGGCGGGCCGGCGCGTGTCGGTGGAGCGCGAGACGTTCCCCGGACTCCTCGAAGCCGGCGCGCACCTGCACGGCTTTGTGGACTCCTCGTACTGGCTCGACGTCGGCACGCCCGAGGCGTTCGTCCGCGGCAGTGCGGACCTCGTGCGCGGCATCGCGCCGACGTCCGCGTTGGCGGGCCCGACCGGCGAGTCGCTGGTGCTCGACGGTGCTTCCGTGGCTTCGTCGGCTCAGCTGACGGGCGGGACGACGGTCGGCGAGAAGGCCGTGATCGGCGACGGTGCGACCGTCGACGGTTCGGTCGTGTTCGACGAAGCCGTGGTCGAGGCCGGGGCCACTGTGGAGCGTTCGGTGCTGGGCCGCGGCGCGTTCGTCGGGGCGGGTGCCGTGCTGCGTGGCGTGGTCCTGGGCGACGGCGCGTCCGTCGGCGCGGGCTGCGAACTCCTCGACGGCGCCCGCGTCTGGCCCGGCGTCACCCTGCCCGACGGCGGCATCCGGTTCTCGAGCGACGCATGA
- a CDS encoding DNA-3-methyladenine glycosylase, giving the protein MEWRPPFPLDLAAVLGPLSRGRGSLNFRGDRGVWWLAANTPSGKGTLALLRRPDGVVEADAWGPGAEFLLDGVPALLGAEDDDTGFVAHHPVVARARHDAPGLRLGSTRRVWDSLVLAVLEQKVSGKEAIRSWAEMCRWFGTPAPGPGPASLRVPPSPVAIRSIVDWNWHRIGVDLKRRTALINAARVAPRLEEAVALRGSEGRALLRKVSGIGVWTAAEIAQRAWGDPDAVSFGDYNIPSMVGHTLLGRRIDDEAMAELLAPYAPQRQRAIRYLEVGGARAPRFGPRIELRDYRAM; this is encoded by the coding sequence ATCGAGTGGCGACCGCCCTTCCCGCTGGACCTGGCCGCGGTGCTGGGCCCGCTCAGCCGTGGGCGCGGTTCGCTGAACTTCCGCGGTGACCGCGGCGTCTGGTGGCTGGCCGCCAACACGCCGTCCGGCAAGGGCACGCTGGCTCTGCTGCGCCGGCCCGACGGCGTCGTCGAGGCCGACGCGTGGGGCCCGGGCGCGGAGTTCCTGCTCGACGGCGTGCCGGCGTTGCTGGGCGCCGAGGACGACGACACCGGCTTCGTCGCGCACCACCCCGTGGTCGCCCGCGCGCGCCACGACGCCCCCGGCCTGCGCCTCGGCTCGACGCGGCGCGTGTGGGACTCGCTCGTGCTGGCGGTGCTGGAGCAGAAGGTCTCGGGCAAGGAGGCGATCCGGTCGTGGGCCGAGATGTGCCGCTGGTTCGGCACGCCCGCGCCCGGCCCGGGGCCTGCTTCGCTGCGCGTGCCGCCGTCGCCGGTCGCAATCCGGTCCATTGTGGACTGGAACTGGCACCGCATCGGCGTGGACCTCAAACGCCGGACGGCGCTGATCAACGCCGCGCGCGTGGCTCCACGGCTGGAGGAAGCCGTGGCGCTAAGGGGTTCCGAGGGCCGGGCCCTGCTGCGCAAGGTCTCGGGCATCGGCGTGTGGACCGCCGCCGAAATCGCCCAACGCGCCTGGGGCGACCCGGACGCCGTCAGCTTCGGCGACTACAACATCCCCTCGATGGTCGGCCACACGCTCCTCGGCCGCCGCATCGACGACGAGGCCATGGCGGAACTCCTCGCGCCCTACGCCCCGCAACGCCAGCGCGCGATCCGGTACC